TATCCTTCATATCATCGTCAGTCATTTCAGCAAACAAGGAAATGGCAGTAGACTTGATGGTAACACCACGCTCTTGTTCGTCAGCACGAGTATCCATGAAACGAGCATCACCAGCCTTGGCAGCAGAAATAATACCGGCCTTTTGAACCAAAGAATCAGTCAACGTAGACTTGCCGTGATCGACGTGAGCAATCACAGACATGTTACGGACATTGGATGGTTTTCCCATCAAATTACGGACCTCTTCAGGAGTGAACGCAACCATTTTTTAgagatttttaaatgtCAGTGGCGGACGAAACAATTTCAAACACACCAAGTCAAATTGATATTATAGTCTGAAACCCTAACCCTGTGTTTTTTGCGATTTATTGCGTTGCAGTATTTTAATCGTCGTTATAATAATGCATTAAgtgaaatttaaattaaaagaaaataccTATTTGAGAATTAGAGAGGGATTACATGACTAGGAAGGTTGAGTTTTAAAGTCATTCTCTCTTATTTCAAGTTTTTGTTTAGTGGGTAATTGTGCTTTTCTGGcttaaaaataatctttGTTGTACAAACTGCTTTGGatcttttattaaagattGGTGATTTTCGAAtaagtaatttttaaatacatttATTATTCTGCTTTCTGTGACAATGTACCAAGGATTAAAACATCTTGACACAGCAAATCTAAATACTAAAAGTACctaatttttgaagtcTAAGGCTGTGCTCAGGGCCTAAGATTAATGGTTtcatttagaaaaatttaatgacAGTTGaatatttgttaaattcaatgaaattttattcacCGATTAACTTGCCTTACAAAGACTTCATACCAAAtgatgttgaaaaaaatggttcAAGCTAGTAAATCCAAATCAATTGAAAGATTCTGCTTTTAGAAAGGCGTAAAAAGGCTTCTTCTAAGGTACCCAGCTTCACCCTATACTaattttagtaaattaCTTGCGTGAGCCTTCATAATAAATACTAGGAAATTCACTTACATAATgcataattatttaattgaaagCTTAAATTCATATTCCAGTAGCATATTATATACAAATATACAAGCATTCTTCCTCTTGGAAATTGAGGATACTCTATAATAGCGAAAGAAACCTGTCAGGCATAACAGAGTATAATCCCATACTGTGTGgtaattaaaacaataatattttacaaatattgatcaattactaaaaaaattaaataaaataaaatttggaaCGTGAGGTTATTAGCCTTCCTAAAACAAAACTAAGGTTGTTATATTAGCGAAGACTTTAAAGCTTCGCTAGTTAGTTTAAGTACTGAATATATTAGATGTCATTAAAAAGTTACAAAGGAAAACagtttctttatttctcCTAGATATAGTGAATAATTGAATATACATAGCACTAAGGATTGCTATACAATcatatgaaaattttcGGGTTCGAAGATGTTCTGTTAAATACAGCATAGCATCATTCTTACGTTAAAACATGAAATGACATGCCAAAACGTAAACGACAGATTCCGGATTTGGTAATTGAAGAAGCAAACTATCTCGATAGTGTCATACTCCTTATTCGgtatttattcttttcataGCTCTGTCTCTGCCTTATATTTGTAGGGCCTTCCTGCACTTTATGATCAGTACTTTCAATACTTGTAACACTACAATACCCTCAATTGCCAGCAGCGTTATTTTGTAAGTTCCttctaataataaaaaaaagcattttacTCTTATAATGGCATCTAAAGGAATCGATAAAaccatttattttgttcgACATGGTCAAGTTTCTCATGATGTTGACGAAAATGGCGTTCATCGCGAACATGATCCTTTACTAAACGATGAAGGACGCAAACAGGCTTTGCAACTTCAACATGATTTGGATGCAGAAAAGTTGCCAATTGAACTGATACTTGTTTCTCCTATGCGCCGGGCCCTAgaaacaatgaaaatagGTTTTCAACATTATATTGAAGATAAGCATATCCCAGTGAAAGTTATCCCCCTTCTACAAGATTGCGGCGATTGGGCCTGCAATGTTGGCTCATATACAAAAGATTTAGAGAAACAATTTCCTGGTTATGACTATACAGCATGTCATGAAGATCCCGTATTTCccaagaaggaaaaaatatataaagcAGATTACAAAACTAGTATTCAACGTTCACGTGTCCTCGCAGAATTCTTTGCCAAGGTACCCGAAAAGGTCTTTGCAGTGGTAACCCATGGAGTAGATATTCGattattccaaaaaattcaaaaaccAGAAGATTCTTTAGACGCCGTTCCTAAAGAACATTCATTTTCACCTTGTCAGCACGAGGAATTCCGTATGCACTATGAAGACGATAAAAATTGGAACTTTGAACCTGTgaaataaacaacaaacggttttttttatcagcGAACTTCTCTCTTTGGAATCAAGTTATTACCATTGATTATAATTGCAACTTATTTCGAATGTGTTgtgcaattttttactagCATGTATGTCTTTATGAATTAAAGTTATAATAAGTaaggaaatgaaatttaatGTTTAGATAACTAATCAGCTTGTGAGTAAAATCCCAAGTacgtaaataaataaatagtgaAAACCGGAAAACATAGACATTACAAAGGTTCGTAGTGCACGATGCTTTATATATTCTGATCATTAAGAAGTCTGTTGCGTTTGCTAATTAGAATacgaaaaaaagcaataaattattcattaataatttGTCGTCTTACTTTTTACACAGTCTCTTACTCATATATAAGGAAGATAATAACTGACGAAAACAGAAtcataaattaattaattataaaaaaaaaatagcaaaaCGATGCAATTAGAAATCACAAACATTGGAAAGTTAAGGCACGTGGGTTATAAGGAAAAGACACATATAGTataaaattgcaaaaagtATTCATAAAGTGCTTTACAAGTTTGTATTCCctaggaaaaaaatgaataaaatcaaacatAAATTGCTGGTAAACCTTGGCAAAAAGATTCCAGTTTGATTAAGCAATTACACTATATATTGAATTAGAATGAGTAAATACTAACAATTCTTACCACATATAAGGAACCTTTGGagtataatttttaatgttttgaGTTTTTACAACATCGGTAGGATTGTTGTTGTAGGCATTGACAATGGATGAAGAATGAGTGTTAGTTGCAATGGAGTCCATGTCTAATATTGATGAAAAGAACGTAAATAGAAGTGTGTATTAGATGAGAAGTCAATATAACTTGATAATAATTATGTACATTTTCCCTTCCTATAAATACCTTTTGCAAAATGCCAATTCCCCAGAAACTGTGATCTCTTTGTTCATTTGCCTATTGTTTGACCCATTGTTTAATTCTGGAATAGGGATGCCTTATGCCGGTCGccaaaatataaacaatgaCCGCAAAGATGGCTGAACCATTGTACTTTAGAATATGGTCCTCGTTAAACATTATCTGTTTAATGGTGACTTTTCTTAATGTACAATTGTCAAAGACACCTATTGTGTTGATGCCTTTGTTTATTGCACTATTGAAAAACAATAGGAAGCGGGAGACGAAAAAGCAAACGATAAGTGTTTTGGtacaaaaaagagaagagaaaacaaagcTAGTATTAGATGATGCTAATAATCACAATCATGCGTTTCTTTACCACTGTCAATATTTAGGGCAAAAAAAACATGTAGTGATACAATAAAAACAGGTATTACACAACACTGAATTTTCATATAtatcaaaaacattttaccataatttttattattttaatatttaaaaaacaattttctttatcttcCTGTAATACCTACGTTTAAGCATCCacttttctattttccATTCATAAAATGGAGAGGTATGTTATtcgaaaacaaaacaaaccGCCGTCGTTTGTTActtgtttaaattaaattcgCGTCGCGTTGTAGCGCGCCgtgttgttgttgtttaataattcaCGACAGAAACTTAAGAATAGTCAAGCCATTTAGCTGCTTTACAAATCTTGTTCTTCATCCATAAAACTATCTTTGATTCAaatgtttcttcttttcacGAGAATTTGATACTTTTTTGTCAATATAATATCCCTCGCTTTTCGCAAATaacgaaaatgaaaatgcGTTTTCAATGCTGCTGAGAATTTTTACTGTactat
This portion of the Schizosaccharomyces pombe strain 972h- genome assembly, chromosome: I genome encodes:
- a CDS encoding phosphoglycerate mutase/6-phosphofructo-2-kinase family, whose amino-acid sequence is MASKGIDKTIYFVRHGQVSHDVDENGVHREHDPLLNDEGRKQALQLQHDLDAEKLPIELILVSPMRRALETMKIGFQHYIEDKHIPVKVIPLLQDCGDWACNVGSYTKDLEKQFPGYDYTACHEDPVFPKKEKIYKADYKTSIQRSRVLAEFFAKVPEKVFAVVTHGVDIRLFQKIQKPEDSLDAVPKEHSFSPCQHEEFRMHYEDDKNWNFEPVK
- the mfm2 gene encoding M-factor precursor Mfm2 encodes the protein MDSIATNTHSSSIVNAYNNNPTDVVKTQNIKNYTPKVPYMCVIA
- a CDS encoding uncharacterized protein (Schizosaccharomyces pombe specific protein) — protein: MTAKMAEPLYFRIWSSLNIICLMVTFLNVQLSKTPIVLMPLFIALLKNNRKRETKKQTISVLVQKREEKTKLVLDDANNHNHAFLYHCQYLGQKKHVVIQ